In Limibacter armeniacum, a single window of DNA contains:
- a CDS encoding transporter substrate-binding domain-containing protein, translating to MNDYHMKKEVLLLFSLLFILISPIYAYQTNEAALVRYLNDQQDKVLIVGIKEDPPFIIKDGKDSFYGISIDLWESISNKLHLVYEFKEYEHVPGLMLALSRKQVDIVLNPMSVSGTRLRQLDVSHPFLTSSMGIAIRNDENNQIQLFISNLFSLGFLKLISLLIVIVFTFGTIVWFVEKKSNHSEFRDGPMGILDGIWWSTVTITTVGYGDKTPKTVLGRIISMVWMFAAISLISSFTATITSKLTLDQLGNQVNTLKDLEKFGRIGAVKHSSSADFLFDRQINVSKHFDSPTEGLEALQKGEIQVFAHEKPVIRYLIHENNWQNSIRMLPATFNRHYFSLLMPKNSSLHRKLNPILVDHISRESWNRTLRRYSLDE from the coding sequence GTGAACGACTACCATATGAAGAAGGAAGTGCTGCTACTCTTTAGCCTATTGTTTATCTTGATAAGCCCTATATATGCTTACCAGACAAATGAAGCCGCACTCGTAAGATACTTGAATGACCAGCAGGATAAAGTACTGATAGTCGGCATCAAAGAAGATCCTCCATTCATTATCAAAGACGGTAAAGATTCATTTTACGGTATCAGCATTGACCTTTGGGAAAGCATCAGCAACAAACTGCACTTGGTCTATGAGTTCAAGGAATATGAGCATGTACCTGGACTGATGCTTGCTTTGAGCCGTAAACAAGTTGATATTGTTCTAAACCCAATGTCTGTGAGTGGAACAAGACTACGTCAGCTCGATGTCTCCCACCCTTTCCTGACATCAAGTATGGGGATTGCCATACGCAATGATGAAAACAATCAGATTCAACTCTTCATATCCAACCTCTTTTCATTAGGGTTTCTAAAACTGATTTCACTGCTGATTGTCATTGTATTTACTTTTGGCACCATCGTTTGGTTTGTGGAAAAAAAATCCAATCACAGCGAGTTTCGGGATGGGCCAATGGGAATTCTTGATGGAATATGGTGGTCCACCGTAACCATCACAACTGTAGGGTACGGAGATAAAACTCCCAAAACAGTTCTAGGACGAATTATTTCTATGGTATGGATGTTTGCAGCTATCAGTTTGATTTCCAGCTTCACAGCTACCATCACGTCCAAACTAACCTTGGATCAATTAGGCAACCAAGTAAATACGCTAAAGGATTTGGAAAAATTTGGAAGGATTGGAGCCGTCAAACATTCTAGCAGTGCTGATTTCTTATTTGACAGACAAATCAATGTGAGTAAACATTTTGATAGCCCGACTGAAGGACTCGAAGCCCTTCAAAAAGGTGAAATACAAGTTTTTGCCCATGAAAAGCCTGTTATCCGGTACCTAATTCATGAAAACAATTGGCAAAACAGTATCAGAATGCTCCCTGCAACCTTCAATAGGCACTATTTTTCTTTACTGATGCCTAAAAACAGTTCACTTCACCGAAAGCTAAACCCTATTCTTGTAGACCATATCAGTCGAGAGTCATGGAACAGGACACTGCGGCGGTACAGTCTTGATGAATAA
- a CDS encoding ribosome maturation factor RimP: MELAQEVQEIVERHLPSEELFVVEVQVTGTKKLVVKVVLDGDKGVTVEQCAKVSRATGNELEERELLSDAYNLEVSSAGVGEPLLLHRQYTKNVGRKVKVFLKEGDPLEGKLENVTDEHIEVAAEIREKGKKKKVTIEPKTVAFDDIDKTEVQITF, translated from the coding sequence ATGGAACTAGCTCAGGAAGTACAGGAAATCGTGGAAAGACATCTGCCAAGCGAAGAGCTGTTTGTGGTGGAAGTACAGGTGACCGGCACAAAAAAACTGGTAGTGAAAGTAGTGCTTGATGGCGACAAAGGTGTCACGGTTGAGCAATGTGCGAAAGTAAGCCGTGCAACTGGCAATGAACTTGAAGAAAGAGAATTGCTGAGTGATGCTTACAACCTGGAAGTCTCTTCTGCTGGAGTAGGTGAGCCGTTGTTGCTGCATCGCCAGTACACAAAGAATGTAGGCAGAAAGGTGAAGGTTTTCTTGAAGGAAGGAGACCCGTTGGAAGGTAAGCTGGAAAATGTGACGGACGAGCACATTGAGGTGGCTGCTGAAATACGAGAGAAAGGAAAAAAGAAGAAAGTAACGATTGAGCCAAAAACCGTTGCTTTTGATGATATAGATAAAACTGAAGTACAAATTACGTTTTAA
- the nusA gene encoding transcription termination factor NusA — protein sequence MNSSELIESFKEFAKLKNIDRPTMIRILEDVFRTMIKKQYGEDSNYDVIINVDAGDLEIWRYRQIVADDAEDFDENTQIKLTDAKKIEEDFEVDEEVAEAVQIDFFGRRMVQTARQTLIQKVKDLEKGLLFDKYKDQVGELVNGEVYQALGRELIIRDQEGNELSLPKNELISKDRYRKGDSIKAVIARVEMVNNNPKIILSRTSEMFLERLFENEVPEIFDGLITIKKIVREPGERAKVAVESYDDRIDPVGACVGMRGSRIHSIVRELQNENIDVINYTDNLELYIARALSPANINRISVVEEKKRISVFLDQDQVSLAIGKNGHNIKLASRLIGYEIDVFRDLGEGEDYDDDVELDEFSDLIEQWVIDEFKKVGLDTAKSVLSMNRSDLIRRTDLEEETIDGVLEILKTEFE from the coding sequence ATGAACAGTTCAGAACTTATTGAATCGTTTAAGGAGTTCGCAAAACTCAAGAACATTGACCGTCCGACTATGATCCGTATTCTGGAGGATGTATTCAGAACGATGATCAAGAAGCAATACGGCGAAGACTCCAACTACGATGTAATTATCAACGTAGATGCAGGTGACCTTGAAATCTGGAGATACCGTCAGATCGTGGCTGATGATGCGGAAGACTTTGATGAAAACACGCAGATCAAGCTGACTGATGCCAAGAAAATCGAGGAAGATTTTGAAGTGGATGAGGAAGTGGCTGAAGCAGTACAAATCGACTTCTTTGGAAGAAGAATGGTTCAGACTGCAAGACAGACACTGATTCAGAAGGTGAAAGACCTTGAAAAAGGACTCCTGTTTGATAAATACAAAGATCAGGTAGGTGAGTTGGTGAACGGTGAAGTTTATCAGGCTTTGGGTCGTGAACTGATCATCAGAGATCAGGAAGGCAATGAGTTGAGTCTCCCTAAAAATGAACTGATTTCAAAAGACCGTTACCGTAAAGGTGATTCTATCAAAGCAGTTATCGCTAGGGTAGAAATGGTGAATAACAACCCTAAAATTATTCTTTCTCGTACTTCAGAAATGTTCTTGGAAAGACTTTTCGAAAATGAGGTGCCTGAGATTTTTGATGGACTGATTACGATCAAGAAGATTGTAAGAGAGCCAGGAGAAAGAGCGAAGGTAGCGGTAGAGTCTTACGATGACCGTATTGACCCAGTAGGGGCATGTGTGGGTATGAGAGGTTCAAGAATCCACTCTATCGTAAGAGAGCTTCAGAACGAAAATATTGACGTTATCAACTATACGGATAACTTGGAGTTATACATTGCTAGAGCTTTGAGCCCAGCAAACATTAACCGTATCTCAGTTGTTGAAGAGAAGAAACGTATTTCTGTATTCCTAGATCAGGATCAGGTATCGTTGGCAATCGGTAAAAACGGTCACAATATCAAATTGGCAAGCCGATTGATCGGTTATGAGATTGACGTGTTCAGAGATCTCGGAGAAGGAGAAGACTATGATGATGATGTAGAATTGGATGAATTCTCAGATCTGATCGAGCAATGGGTAATTGACGAGTTCAAAAAAGTAGGTCTTGATACAGCTAAAAGTGTATTGAGTATGAACCGCAGTGACCTAATCAGAAGAACCGATTTGGAAGAGGAAACCATAGACGGTGTTCTAGAAATACTTAAAACCGAATTTGAATAA
- a CDS encoding YraN family protein has translation MKETAHNIKTGIHGEQLATAYLAAKGYEILEQNYRTGRMEVDIIACDKQFLVFVEVKTRSSSKFGFPEASVKESKKQHIRQAAEAYLSKSPTQLFLRFDIVSVMLRNGKHEITHFKDAF, from the coding sequence ATGAAAGAAACGGCACATAACATTAAAACAGGTATACATGGAGAACAATTGGCAACGGCGTACCTAGCAGCTAAAGGATATGAGATTCTTGAGCAAAACTACAGAACAGGTAGAATGGAAGTTGATATTATTGCCTGTGATAAGCAGTTTCTAGTTTTTGTAGAAGTCAAAACAAGAAGTAGTTCAAAATTCGGATTCCCAGAGGCTAGTGTCAAGGAATCAAAAAAGCAGCACATCAGGCAAGCTGCCGAAGCCTATCTTTCAAAAAGCCCCACCCAATTGTTTTTAAGGTTTGACATTGTCTCGGTTATGCTTCGTAACGGGAAGCATGAAATCACACACTTCAAGGATGCCTTTTGA
- a CDS encoding c-type cytochrome, with translation MNFEKIYTGLTHTHKLVVTLFLLIYLIKTVLLLLNKKEALRSFSKKVKVPEMIISFLFLATGIAMIIELPQATTFFIIKLVAVFASIPIAIVGFKKENKGLAALSLILLFGAYGMAEAHKGKLRKGGEVHIEAGQDVVTVGKAVYEVKCVVCHGEDGARGAGGAKDLTVSEMSQEEAHDIILNGKGLMASYKDQLSEEEIQAVSTYVMTLKKQ, from the coding sequence ATGAACTTTGAAAAAATCTACACAGGGCTAACACATACACATAAGCTAGTGGTAACTTTGTTTTTACTGATCTATTTGATCAAGACGGTTTTGTTGCTGCTAAATAAGAAAGAGGCGCTGCGATCTTTCTCCAAAAAAGTCAAGGTGCCTGAAATGATCATTTCATTCCTGTTTTTGGCAACCGGTATTGCAATGATTATAGAGTTGCCTCAAGCAACCACATTTTTCATAATCAAGTTGGTGGCTGTATTTGCATCTATTCCTATAGCAATTGTTGGTTTCAAAAAGGAAAATAAAGGATTGGCAGCACTTTCTTTAATTTTACTGTTTGGAGCTTACGGAATGGCTGAAGCACACAAAGGTAAATTGAGAAAAGGTGGTGAAGTACATATTGAGGCAGGGCAAGATGTAGTCACTGTAGGTAAAGCTGTCTATGAAGTGAAGTGTGTAGTTTGTCATGGTGAAGATGGAGCAAGAGGTGCTGGTGGAGCAAAAGACTTGACAGTGAGTGAGATGTCTCAAGAAGAAGCTCATGATATAATTTTGAATGGAAAGGGGCTAATGGCTTCTTACAAAGATCAGCTTTCGGAAGAAGAGATTCAGGCGGTTTCCACATATGTGATGACCCTGAAAAAACAATAG
- a CDS encoding response regulator transcription factor, which produces MSNENYKVLVVDDEPDIVEILTYNLSKEGYQVASANDGKSAVNKAKEWKPDLILMDIMMPGMDGVEACRQIKDVYKLSETHVIFLTARSEEYSEVAAFEVGGDDYITKPIKPRALMKRIDAIFRRKSRTVSEDKNVIKIGPFVIDKSSYTLFVEEEPMSLPKKEFELLYFLAQSPNKVFSRDELLQHIWGADVYVLARTVDVHIRRVREKIGEGFIKTVKGVGYKFEANN; this is translated from the coding sequence ATGAGCAACGAAAACTACAAGGTGCTAGTCGTAGATGACGAACCGGATATCGTAGAGATCCTTACTTACAACCTAAGCAAAGAGGGCTACCAAGTAGCATCTGCCAATGATGGCAAATCAGCTGTGAACAAGGCAAAAGAGTGGAAGCCAGATCTGATCCTAATGGATATCATGATGCCAGGGATGGACGGAGTGGAAGCTTGCCGCCAGATCAAGGATGTATACAAACTCTCTGAGACCCATGTTATTTTCTTAACCGCACGATCGGAAGAGTATTCCGAAGTGGCAGCATTTGAAGTTGGTGGTGATGATTACATTACCAAACCTATCAAGCCAAGAGCTTTGATGAAGCGAATTGACGCGATCTTCCGCAGGAAATCAAGAACGGTTTCTGAAGACAAGAATGTGATCAAGATTGGTCCATTCGTGATCGACAAGTCAAGCTATACACTTTTTGTGGAAGAAGAACCAATGTCGCTTCCTAAGAAAGAGTTTGAGTTGCTTTACTTCTTGGCTCAAAGCCCTAACAAAGTATTTAGCCGTGATGAACTGCTTCAACATATTTGGGGTGCTGATGTATATGTATTGGCAAGAACTGTCGACGTACATATCAGACGTGTCCGTGAGAAGATTGGTGAAGGTTTTATCAAGACGGTAAAAGGTGTTGGCTATAAGTTTGAAGCCAATAACTGA
- the infB gene encoding translation initiation factor IF-2, with translation MADQKMVRLSQAARNFNVGKDTLIDYLANKGHEVKNSPNTKLTGEQYGLLEKAFASSKADKEEAKNISIATKVGNTVIDSSTRKHEEGEEEDYIPVKEPASAKETESSKVEKKVEEPETFSARPELKVVGKIDLDEVGKAKKKEEKPAEEPKAPEQKEEKPAQEKEATSQPTATASTEKKEQKEEPAPKKVEEKEPQQQQPVAPAAKQETAKKEDKTENKSTADVPASTKAAAPKEEKKVEDKQSVEQTEGKVEAPEKTVASEEKKPAADQQTKQVDQDKDVSKQTPQTAAQDKADKMEVINKEVKPEQKSIETSEKPESKTIEAKADSLPGLKVLGKIELPEPGGRRKKAKPIASSDDTNKDKGGRRKKKRGPKDQHDKPAHAKAGGPGARGKDAAGTNDKKKEAAGNDKKDNKGATTTATSGKQKTGTGGGRNDRFNRGDRNDGGNRRKDGGGRKKKEEITDTDIKKGIKSANTRIGAKGNKASRGKYKKEKRSAAQAAEEQRMQQEMAEAAVLRVTEYISTNELSTLMGVSVNDIIAKCMQLGMFISINQRLDAETIELVAEEFGFEVKFTSAEEETDVLIEEHQDKEEELEHRAPIVTIMGHVDHGKTSLLDYIRSADVASGEAGGITQHIGAYDVMTKNGNRIAFLDTPGHEAFTAMRARGAKLTDVAIIVIAADDRIMPQTIEAINHAQVAGVPIVFALNKVDKPAAEPNKIREGLANMNILVEDWGGKYQAYEISAKTGMGIDELLEGVLLEAEVLELKANPNKNAIGTVVEASLDKGRGYVSTIMVQAGTMSVGDVMLAGPYYGKVKAMTDHRGNRLEKVGPSTPVQVLGLNGAPQAGDRLTVMDSEREARELATKREQIQREQSIRATQRTTLDMIGKRIAQGSFEQLNVIVKGDVDGSVEALSDSLLKLSTDEVEVRIIHKAVGAISESDIMLASADKDSDATTIVIGFQVRPTANARKIAEREGIEIRTYSVIYDAINEVKDAMEGLLSPDIEEEVVGNIEVREVFKISKVGTVAGCFVTEGYVKRNSKVRLIRDGIVIYGGEQGGEIQALKRFKDDVNEVKTGYECGLSLANYNDIKVGDNIEVFEEREVKRTL, from the coding sequence ATGGCAGATCAAAAGATGGTCAGACTTAGCCAGGCGGCTAGAAATTTTAACGTAGGTAAAGATACCCTTATAGATTATCTTGCCAATAAAGGGCATGAAGTAAAAAACTCTCCCAATACTAAACTTACAGGGGAGCAATACGGCTTGCTAGAGAAAGCCTTTGCCTCATCGAAAGCAGATAAAGAGGAAGCCAAGAACATATCTATTGCCACTAAAGTAGGCAATACGGTCATTGATAGTTCGACCAGAAAGCACGAGGAAGGTGAAGAGGAAGATTATATCCCAGTAAAAGAGCCTGCATCGGCAAAAGAAACTGAGTCGTCAAAGGTTGAGAAGAAAGTAGAGGAGCCTGAAACTTTTAGTGCAAGACCTGAACTGAAAGTTGTCGGTAAAATTGATTTGGATGAAGTAGGCAAGGCCAAAAAGAAAGAAGAAAAGCCTGCTGAAGAGCCAAAAGCACCAGAGCAAAAAGAAGAAAAACCTGCTCAGGAAAAAGAAGCTACGTCTCAGCCAACCGCTACTGCTAGCACAGAGAAGAAAGAGCAAAAAGAAGAACCTGCTCCTAAAAAGGTAGAAGAGAAAGAACCGCAACAACAGCAACCTGTTGCCCCTGCTGCTAAGCAAGAAACAGCCAAGAAAGAAGATAAAACTGAAAATAAATCCACTGCTGATGTACCTGCTTCAACCAAAGCAGCTGCACCAAAAGAGGAAAAGAAAGTAGAAGACAAACAATCTGTAGAGCAAACAGAGGGTAAAGTAGAAGCACCTGAAAAAACAGTTGCCTCTGAAGAGAAGAAACCAGCCGCTGACCAACAAACTAAACAAGTTGACCAGGACAAGGACGTTAGCAAACAAACCCCTCAGACGGCTGCTCAAGATAAAGCCGATAAAATGGAAGTAATCAATAAGGAAGTAAAGCCTGAACAAAAATCTATTGAAACTTCGGAGAAGCCGGAGTCAAAAACAATTGAGGCAAAAGCTGACAGTCTGCCCGGTTTGAAAGTGCTTGGTAAGATTGAGCTACCTGAGCCAGGAGGAAGAAGAAAGAAAGCAAAACCGATTGCATCTTCTGATGATACCAACAAAGACAAAGGTGGTAGAAGGAAGAAGAAACGAGGTCCTAAGGATCAGCACGACAAACCAGCTCATGCTAAAGCTGGTGGACCTGGAGCAAGAGGAAAAGATGCTGCTGGTACAAATGATAAGAAGAAAGAGGCAGCAGGCAACGATAAGAAGGACAACAAAGGCGCTACTACGACAGCAACTTCTGGAAAACAGAAGACTGGTACTGGCGGTGGACGTAACGACCGCTTCAACCGTGGAGACCGCAACGATGGTGGCAACAGACGTAAAGACGGCGGCGGAAGAAAGAAAAAAGAAGAAATCACGGATACAGATATCAAAAAAGGTATCAAGTCTGCCAATACACGTATTGGTGCTAAAGGCAACAAGGCTAGCCGTGGTAAATACAAGAAAGAGAAGCGAAGCGCTGCCCAAGCTGCTGAAGAGCAAAGAATGCAGCAGGAAATGGCAGAAGCAGCAGTATTGAGAGTAACAGAGTATATCTCAACTAACGAGCTGTCAACGCTAATGGGTGTAAGCGTGAATGATATCATTGCCAAGTGTATGCAACTGGGCATGTTTATCTCAATTAACCAGCGTCTGGATGCTGAAACGATTGAACTCGTAGCAGAAGAGTTTGGTTTTGAGGTGAAATTCACTTCGGCAGAAGAAGAAACAGATGTACTGATCGAAGAGCATCAGGACAAAGAAGAAGAACTGGAGCACAGAGCGCCAATCGTTACAATCATGGGTCACGTTGACCATGGTAAAACATCCTTGCTTGACTACATCCGTAGTGCAGACGTAGCAAGTGGTGAAGCTGGTGGTATCACACAGCACATTGGTGCTTACGATGTAATGACTAAGAACGGAAACAGGATTGCATTTCTGGATACTCCAGGTCACGAAGCCTTTACAGCGATGCGTGCTCGTGGTGCGAAACTGACAGACGTTGCGATTATTGTAATTGCAGCTGATGACCGTATCATGCCACAAACAATTGAGGCAATCAACCACGCACAGGTTGCAGGTGTTCCGATTGTATTTGCATTGAACAAAGTAGATAAGCCAGCTGCTGAACCTAACAAAATTAGAGAAGGTCTGGCGAATATGAACATCCTTGTAGAGGATTGGGGTGGTAAGTATCAGGCTTACGAAATCTCAGCTAAAACAGGTATGGGTATCGACGAACTATTGGAAGGCGTATTGCTTGAAGCTGAAGTATTGGAACTGAAAGCAAACCCTAACAAGAATGCTATCGGTACAGTGGTAGAGGCATCCCTTGACAAAGGTCGTGGTTACGTAAGTACTATCATGGTACAAGCGGGTACTATGAGCGTAGGTGATGTAATGTTGGCAGGTCCTTACTATGGTAAGGTGAAAGCCATGACTGACCACAGAGGTAATCGTTTGGAAAAGGTAGGACCATCGACACCAGTACAGGTATTGGGTCTGAACGGAGCACCACAAGCAGGTGACCGCCTGACAGTAATGGACTCCGAGAGAGAAGCAAGAGAACTTGCGACCAAACGTGAGCAAATCCAGAGAGAGCAAAGTATCAGAGCTACTCAGCGTACAACGCTGGATATGATCGGTAAGCGTATTGCTCAAGGTAGCTTCGAACAGTTGAACGTAATTGTAAAAGGTGACGTGGACGGTTCAGTAGAGGCACTTTCTGATTCACTATTGAAACTGTCAACTGATGAAGTGGAAGTAAGAATCATCCACAAGGCAGTTGGTGCAATTTCAGAGTCGGATATCATGTTGGCATCTGCCGATAAAGACAGTGATGCGACGACAATCGTAATTGGTTTCCAGGTTCGTCCTACAGCCAATGCGCGTAAGATTGCAGAACGTGAAGGTATCGAGATCAGAACTTACTCTGTGATTTATGATGCAATCAACGAAGTGAAAGACGCGATGGAAGGTCTACTTTCTCCAGATATTGAAGAGGAAGTGGTTGGTAACATCGAGGTTCGTGAAGTCTTCAAGATTAGCAAAGTGGGTACAGTTGCAGGATGTTTCGTAACAGAAGGTTATGTGAAACGTAACTCGAAAGTACGTTTGATCCGTGACGGCATCGTAATCTACGGTGGTGAGCAAGGTGGAGAAATCCAAGCACTGAAGCGCTTCAAGGATGATGTGAATGAAGTGAAGACAGGTTACGAATGTGGTCTGAGTCTTGCAAACTACAACGACATCAAAGTCGGAGATAATATTGAGGTATTTGAGGAAAGAGAAGTGAAGAGAACACTTTAA
- a CDS encoding peptidylprolyl isomerase → MRKFKIFISRLQVAVLLISLAACTTSKTGKQAQVIKQEPTLMTVGDREVPVSEFKYLYNKNHQNDDNAYSESSLRSYLTLFTNFKLKVEEAYAQHIDQDEEFITEFELYHKQLEEPYLTGKRFSEKLVEDTYNRLKTEVRASHILIRFPEKMENKADTLKAYQKALEVKAKVDSGEDFASLAKKYSEDPSAAVNSGDLGYFTALQMVFPFEDAAYTTPIGSVAGPVRTRFGYHLIKVLDKRDARGEVKAAHIMLKLSPELSAEEREQVKQRAEEIYVKAKAGGDWEKLCRQYSEDPGTAQKNGELPLIATGRVPEEFAAAAFALETPGDVAAPVETSFGWHIIKLIEKKPLPPLDEMREDLSARVNRDSRSQMSTAMLIDSLVVENQFVENQKVIDKAFEPLDTTLVQGKWTVPENETKLKEKSIFTIAGTPITVEAFWDYVQRHQQANQNTISQNREQLYKAFWQQSLIDYEKAHLEEKYPEYKYLLQEYHDGIMLFRVMEKEVWGRASKDEVGLQAFFESHRDHYLWGERLWATIYDAGNQVVLDKVKNALDSGRYEIFPSEIVRIKFNRDQQSLNKYLRRDLNKVVELLQSYKAMQIDLTGQYVGRESKQTADKRLVSVKNYLISKGIEAERIFENPSEKTEGVGRGYRRGGYVRLRYYSQDLDNLENNLNRESALALKVTTDTYDKGDNYIIDQVQWKEGRYTVQSDDRVSLVVVKKVIPPTPKSLKEAKGEVISDYQEFLEQQWLEELRSKYPVKVDENELLKLVSKKS, encoded by the coding sequence ATGCGCAAGTTTAAGATATTTATAAGCCGTTTGCAGGTGGCTGTTTTACTGATTAGCCTTGCTGCTTGTACTACTAGCAAAACCGGAAAACAAGCACAGGTAATTAAACAGGAACCAACTCTCATGACTGTAGGAGACCGAGAGGTACCAGTTTCAGAGTTTAAGTACCTGTACAATAAAAACCACCAGAATGATGACAATGCTTACTCTGAGAGTAGCTTGAGGTCATACCTTACCCTTTTCACCAACTTTAAATTAAAAGTTGAAGAAGCTTATGCTCAGCATATTGATCAGGATGAGGAGTTCATCACTGAGTTTGAGCTTTATCATAAACAGTTGGAAGAGCCATACCTGACAGGGAAAAGGTTTTCGGAGAAACTGGTAGAGGATACATACAATAGGCTAAAAACTGAAGTTAGAGCATCCCATATCCTTATTCGTTTTCCTGAAAAGATGGAAAATAAAGCCGATACCCTAAAAGCATATCAAAAAGCCTTGGAGGTAAAAGCAAAAGTGGATAGTGGAGAAGACTTTGCTTCCTTAGCAAAGAAATATTCAGAAGACCCATCAGCAGCTGTAAATAGTGGTGACTTAGGGTATTTTACTGCTTTGCAAATGGTTTTTCCATTTGAAGATGCTGCTTATACTACACCTATAGGAAGTGTAGCTGGTCCGGTAAGAACCCGCTTCGGATACCATTTGATAAAGGTGTTGGATAAGAGGGATGCACGAGGAGAAGTGAAAGCGGCGCATATTATGTTGAAGCTATCACCTGAGTTAAGTGCAGAGGAAAGAGAACAGGTAAAGCAAAGAGCAGAGGAAATATACGTTAAGGCAAAAGCTGGAGGAGATTGGGAGAAGTTATGCAGACAGTATTCTGAAGACCCAGGTACGGCACAAAAGAATGGAGAACTACCACTGATTGCTACAGGAAGAGTTCCTGAAGAGTTTGCAGCGGCAGCTTTTGCTTTGGAAACACCAGGAGATGTAGCGGCTCCTGTAGAGACTTCTTTTGGATGGCATATTATCAAGTTGATAGAGAAAAAGCCGTTACCTCCTTTGGATGAAATGAGAGAAGATCTTTCCGCTCGTGTCAATAGAGATTCCCGTTCTCAGATGTCCACAGCGATGCTTATAGACTCCTTGGTAGTTGAAAATCAATTTGTGGAAAATCAGAAGGTAATTGACAAGGCTTTCGAACCGTTGGATACAACGCTTGTACAAGGTAAGTGGACTGTACCTGAAAATGAGACAAAGCTGAAAGAGAAATCAATTTTTACAATAGCAGGTACACCTATAACGGTTGAAGCATTTTGGGACTATGTACAGCGTCATCAGCAGGCTAACCAGAATACAATAAGCCAAAACAGGGAACAGCTTTACAAGGCATTTTGGCAACAGTCTTTGATAGATTATGAAAAAGCGCACCTTGAAGAAAAGTATCCAGAGTATAAATACTTGCTTCAGGAATACCATGATGGTATAATGCTTTTCAGAGTAATGGAAAAAGAAGTTTGGGGTCGTGCCTCCAAGGACGAAGTAGGTTTACAGGCTTTCTTTGAAAGTCATAGGGATCATTACCTGTGGGGAGAGCGACTGTGGGCAACGATTTATGATGCGGGTAATCAAGTTGTCTTGGATAAGGTGAAAAATGCCTTAGACTCGGGACGTTATGAAATCTTCCCTTCAGAGATTGTAAGAATCAAATTTAATCGAGATCAGCAAAGCCTGAACAAATACCTCCGTCGTGATTTGAATAAGGTAGTTGAGTTGCTGCAAAGTTATAAAGCAATGCAGATTGACTTGACAGGCCAGTATGTAGGAAGGGAGAGTAAGCAGACAGCAGATAAACGCTTGGTATCCGTAAAGAATTACCTTATCAGTAAGGGTATTGAAGCGGAGAGAATATTTGAGAACCCTTCAGAGAAAACAGAAGGAGTAGGAAGAGGTTATAGAAGGGGTGGTTATGTAAGGTTGAGATATTATTCACAAGACCTTGATAACCTTGAAAACAATCTTAACCGTGAGAGTGCTTTGGCGCTGAAGGTAACAACAGATACCTATGATAAAGGTGATAATTATATTATAGATCAAGTGCAGTGGAAAGAGGGACGTTATACTGTACAGTCTGATGACCGTGTTAGTTTGGTAGTAGTGAAAAAGGTTATTCCACCTACACCAAAGTCACTGAAAGAAGCAAAAGGAGAAGTGATTTCAGACTATCAGGAGTTTTTGGAACAGCAGTGGTTGGAAGAATTGAGGAGTAAATATCCTGTAAAAGTAGATGAGAATGAGCTGCTTAAATTGGTCAGTAAAAAGAGTTAA